A genomic stretch from Setaria viridis chromosome 1, Setaria_viridis_v4.0, whole genome shotgun sequence includes:
- the LOC140221689 gene encoding uncharacterized protein, whose protein sequence is MVQKDFARACAEETITLFFLFSCRSVNDKGSVIERFLGIEHIFDTTSTSLKEALDTMLRRYGLSISKIKGQGYDGASNMRGQFHGLQRRVLNENPYALYIHCFAHQLQLVVVSVAKCCGSTFDFFNYVTSIVNVVSASCKMKDQLLQSHHDKLVEQLDSSAIFSGRGKNQETSLARPGDTRWGTHHKILARLKIMWSSVLEVLENISEDGTDGEKKTTASGLIQRMESFEFVFILHLRIRVLGMTQDLSQCLQKKNQNIVHAIGLIGSVMRNMNEMRENSWDALFEEVKEFCLLNNIEIPNMEDMIPVRGCSRCRDAKLVSCYHHFHYGIFIVVIDKIYCELNNRFPERSTQLLRCVACLDPRDSFANFELQKLVELAKIYKDDFCDYDCIKLAGDLHIFINEVKNDDNFDTCNLAEKMVQTGRDTAFPLMYRLIELALILPVTTTTIERAFSAMNIIKTERRNKMNNDWLNSSMMCYIERDLFASIEDEKILKRFQGLRNRKMNLPNEDSRIEDVGTSGSGANS, encoded by the exons ATGGTTCAGAAAGATTTCGCTAGGGCTTGTGCAGAGGAGACAA taacactattttttcttttctcttgtagGTCTGTCAATGATAAAGGAAGTGTGATTGAGAGGTTTCTTGGCATTGAACATATTTTTGACACCACATCAACTTCACTAAAAGAAGCATTGGATACTATGCTTAGAAGATATGGTCTATCTATTTCCAAAATTAAAGGGCAAGGATACGATGGAGCTTCAAATATGAGAGGACAATTTCATGGGTTGCAAAGACGAGTATTGAACGAAAACCCATATGCCTTATACATCCACTGTTTTGCTCATCAATTGCAGCTTGTGGTAGTTTCTGTAGCCAAGTGTTGTGGCtcaacttttgatttcttcaattatGTCACTTCAATCGTCAATGTTGTTAGTGCTTCTTGCAAGATGAAAGATCAACTCCTTCAAAGTCATCATGATAAGCTTGTTGAGCAGTTAGATAGTAGTGCTATTTTTTCTGGGAGAGGAAAAAACCAAGAAACTAGTCTTGCTAGGCCTGGTGATACACGGTGGGGTACACATCATAAAATATTAGCACGTCTTAAGATCATGTGGTCCTCTGTACTGGAGGTGTTGGAGAATATTAGTGAAGATGGAACTGATGGGGAAAAGAAAACTACAGCCTCTGGATTGATTCAAAGAATGGAGTCATTTGAATTTGTGTTCATATTACATCTTAGGATCAGAGTACTAGGGATGACTCAAGACTTGTCACAATGtttacaaaagaaaaatcaaaacattgtTCATGCAATAGGATTAATTGGCtctgtgatgagaaatatgaatgaaatgagggAAAATAGTTGGGATGCTCTTTTTGAAGAGGTAAAGGAGTTTTGCCTCCTCAACAACATAGAAATTCCTAATATGGAAGATATGATACCAGTTAGAGGTTGTTCGAGATGTCGTGATGCTAAATTAGTGAGTTGCTACCATCATTTTCATTATGGAATTTTCATTGTTGTGATTGATAAAATTTATTGTGAGTTAAACAATCGATTTCCAGAAAGATCAACTCAACTCTTGAGATGTGTTGCTTGTCTTGATCCGAGGGATTCTTTTGCCAACTTTGAATTACAGAAGTTAGTTGAGCTTGCTAAGATTTATAAAGATGACTTCTGTGATTATGACTGCATAAAGCTTGCGGGTGACCTTCATATATTCATTAATGAAGTCAAAAATGATGATAATTTTGACACTTGTAACCTTGCTGAGAAGATGGTTCAGACTGGAAGAGATACAGCTTTTCCTTTGATGTATCGTCTCattgaacttgcattgattttgccggtgacaacaacaacaattgaaagagccttctctgctatgaatattatcaagacggaacgaagaaataaaatgaataaTGATTGGTTGAATAGTAGCATGATGTGCTATATTGAGCGAGATTTGTTTGCGTCGATTGaagatgaaaaaattctaaagcgCTTTCAAGGCTTAAGAAATCGTAAGATGAATTTGCCAAACGAGGACTCAAG AATTGAGGATGTCGGAACAAGTGGAAGTGGTGCTAATTCATGA
- the LOC117860487 gene encoding FCS-Like Zinc finger 2, protein MTSSSSSFFDIEPLECGATCRCAMDACSLCGKRLAGDCDIFMYRGDTPFCSEECRYRQMVSDDLGAGKSKPFMMELPAMKKEQQRHMHERPAAAEPARVQIAANVPVAI, encoded by the exons ATgacgtcttcctcctcttcgtTCTTCGATATCGAGCCGCTCGAGTGTGGTGCGACCTGCCGCTGCGCCATGGACGCCTGCTCCCTCTGCGGCAAGCGGCTGGCCGGAGACTGCGACATCTTCATGTACAG AGGGGACACGCCGTTCTGCAGCGAGGAGTGCAGGTACCGCCAGATGGTGAGCGATGACTTGGGCGCGGGGAAGAGCAAGCCCTTCATGATGGAGCTTCCGGCGATGAAAAAAGAGCAGCAGCGGCATATGCACGAGAggccagccgccgccgagcccgccCGCGTCCAGATCGCAGCAAACGTTCCCGTCGCTATCTAA
- the LOC117845145 gene encoding BOI-related E3 ubiquitin-protein ligase 1, with amino-acid sequence MAVQAQYPSNLLFHDRGEPERKEMDMPRPPQLAGVSPAAVYFASGGASGNRRKRPREAMAPPPAAAKEEYVNLFTLQPQQSTSFANMAQFQSQNRVSSSPSPAATALVSTGLRLAFDEQQQQQQQQQQQESTKQMNALRYSSSPSLFSTVSDELAAQVKQHDDEIDRFIREQGEQLRRAMADRLRRHNRAILVKADQSAARRLREKAAEAEREARRGAELEERLARLRGEAAAWQAKALSEQAAAVTLHAQLQQAAAVARASVEELGDAGPAESSSSAYVDPRRTGPSPDRACLGCRLRPASVVLLPCRHLSLCGECFVASDADAAMACPVCLCVRTGSVEAILC; translated from the exons TTCCACGACAG AGGCGAGccggagaggaaggagatggacatgccccggccgccgcagctCGCCGGAGTCTCGCCGGCGGCAGTCTACTTCGCCAGCGGTGGAG CGAGTGGGAATCGGAGGAAGCGGCCGAGGGAGGCCATGgcgccgcctccggcggcggccaaggaggAGTACGTCAATCTGTTCACACTCCAGCCGCAGCAGTCGACGTCGTTCGCCAACATGGCGCAGTTCCAGAGCCAGAACAGAgtctcgtcgtcgccgtcccccGCCGCGACGGCGCTCGTGTCCACCGGCCTCCGCCTGGCATtcgacgagcagcagcagcagcagcagcaacaacaacaacaggagAGCACCAAACAGATGAATGCCTTGCGCTACTCGTCGTCGCCATCGCTGTTCTCCACCGTCTCCGACGAGCTTGCAGCGCAGGTGAAGCAGCATGATGACGAGATCGACCGATTTATCCGCGAGCAG GGCGAGCAGCTCAGGCGGGCGATGGCCGATCGGCTGCGGCGCCACAACCGGGCGATTCTAGTCAAGGCAGACCAGTCCGCGGCGCGCCGGCTCCGTGAGAAGGCGGCGGAAGCGGAGCgcgaggcgcggcgcggcgccgagcTGGAGGAGCGGCTGGCACGCctccgcggcgaggcggcggcgtggcaggCAAAGGCGCTCTCGGAGCAGGCCGCGGCGGTCACCCTGCACGCCCAGCTCCAGCAggccgcggccgtggcgagggCGTCGGTCGAGGAGCTCGGCGACGCGGGCCCCGCGGAGTCGTCGTCCTCCGCGTACGTGGACCCTCGCCGCACCGGGCCATCGCCGGACCGCGCGTGCCTCGGCTGCCGCCTCAGGCCAGCCTCCGTGGTGCTCCTCCCCTGTCGGCACCTCTCGCTCTGCGGCGAGTGCTTCGTGGCCAGTGACGCGGACGCCGCCATGGCGTGCCCGGTGTGCCTGTGCGTGCGGACGGGGAGCGTGGAGGCCATCCTCTGTTGA